Genomic window (Pleurodeles waltl isolate 20211129_DDA chromosome 2_2, aPleWal1.hap1.20221129, whole genome shotgun sequence):
caaaacccccttcttcacaAGCGGTTCTGCCTCCTCAGACACTAATCCAGCAACCTCAGCCATTAATTCAATCACAAACAATAATGCAAGGCCAGCTGTCTCAACACCAGCCTCAGACTCCACAGTCCCAGCAGCATGCAGTCTCTTTACAGCAGGCTCCACCAACTCACCAGGTTCAGCCGCTTCCAAGTCGTTGGGTGGCTCCCCGGAACAGAGGAATGAGCTTCAACCAGAACAATGGAAATGAGAACTTCGGTTTAGGTGTTGTCTCCGTAGGCTCCTCTTCGAATCTTGAAGTGCATCCCGTATTGGAGAAACTAAGGGCAATAAACAACTATAACCCAAAAGACTTTGATTGGAACTTGAAAAATGGCCGTGTCTTTATAATTAAAAGTTACTCTGAGGATGATATTCATCGGTCTATCAAATACTCCATCTGGTGTAGTACTGAGCATGGAAATAAGCGATTGGATGCTGCCTTCCGCTCCCTGAATGCAAAAGGCCCCCTCTATTTACTtttcagtgtaaatggcagtggacaTTTCTGTGGTGTGGCAGAGATGAAGTCTGTTGTTGACTACAATGCATATGCTGGGGTCTGGTCTCAGGATAAGTGGAAGGGCAAGTTTGAAATTAAGTGGGTCTTTGTTAAAGATGTTCCTAATAACCAACTAAGGCACATTCGCTTGGAGAACAATGACAACAAACCAGTTACCAATTCAAGGGACACCCAAGAGGTACCGCTTGAAAAAGCAAAGCAAGTGCTCAAAATAATTGCTACTTTTAAGCATACCACCTCAATTTTTGATGACTTTTCACATTATGAAAAGCgtcaagaagaggaggaagccaTGCGCAGGGTAAGCATGCTACCACTATTTTTGTGATTTATGTTCTTCTATCTTGTATAAAGGTGATAACAGTTGTGCCCATCTACTTTAAAATGGGACCAGGAGGCATAGTTTCTAGTATATCTTTTAGTATTTTCCATCAAATGATGTGCTCAGATTAGGTTAATTGAGCAGTTACCGAacatttcttaattttattttccaTGGAATCCCAATACATGAACTGCCGTGCATCTTTACATTAAAAGAGCAGCAGAAAGCTGGGGATGTTCTGGTTTATGTACTGTCTCTTAGAGACATCAGTGGGCTttaagcccacccattacttaccattggttcgcTTGACTGTTGTTTCGCTACGGATTCCCTCCCTTCCCATCTGTTTCTCGCTTgcctggagcatggatgcattacttgtgCTTCTCCATTGATTTTCGTTTTAGGTGgtacttttttctttctgtttcagcACTCTTTAAGCGTGTCCTATTCAGCTGGCTCTATCGAGTTGTGTACTTCTTCACCCCCACTTCCCTCAGTTCCCCTCCATCACGTTTTTCTCCCTCTTCAACGTGGCGTGTCCCCTCTGGCCTTCCCTTCATTAGGGTCCTGATGTTGGTTTCAgccttcctccccaccccccttccctcatTTGGATGGTGCCTCCCATCTGTCATTATGTATCCTACATCCATCCGTTTGTTGTTGCCTGCTTAAGTCTGAAAAGTGAAATATTGTAGGATGGTAGGTCGTACAGCATTATGCACCACAAGGACATTAAGAATATAAATTATACATGTATGCACCATAGTGTCAACCAACCCAAGCAATAGGTAAAGTTGGCTTTGACTATTGCTGCATTAAGTATGCAGGTCTTCCCAAGAAAAATGCCGAAAAACAAGAGTAGCTTCTTTTTATTATACTTGATACCCCATACTATTGCTTAAACAAAAATCAGGGGAAATGCATAATTGAATTGAGTTATTGGATGTTCCTTAGAATGTGTTGCATGATGAGGTTTGAAAATGCATAGAAAACAATAGCCTGGCTCTTTTTGGGCAGGCCAGAGACTAAGGCATGGTTAAATGAGATGTTCAAAGTGTTATTGTCTACCGATATTAGGACCAGTTGCTATGAAAACATCGCAGTAACATGAGAATATATATCAAACACAAGCGATCTGTAATTTGAAGGAATGAACTGGATTGGAGGTATTGAAGTACCTGACCATGCTAAGAATCCAGACAAGTAGAACACACAATTCAGTATTTTGAGTGTTTTCTAAACATGAATGAGTTGCATAAAAGGGAAACCCATTCCACTAACCAACATATTTCGAAACTATATAGAGGGAATGATAAATTCCACACAAATGTTGCTTCAGAAATGACAATAAAAGTGGTAGGAACTGGGTAGATCTGTGGAAATTAGTGGTATCAAACTGGACCTAGGAGTTTGGTATTTGGAacttcagtacaaggacattcattTTCCTTAATTTGATTCAATGTCAATATGATATAGTTATTTGAGCGTTTCTTCTGTCGTCTTGAGAGAATGGTAAAATTGAGGACTTAGTGCCCAAATAATATGTAACGTGCAAGGGTAGAGCATAGATAGAATTCCAGAAGTACGGAGCCGCAAGAACATTCAGGTTTTAGGTATAACAATTTGGGAGTAATTCCAAAATTGTGTGGGTTGAAATGAAATCAGTTAAGAATCAGCTCAGTGTCTTCAGGTATCTTGGaactgtttttatcttttttttttttttttttgtggctttccTACCTATTGTGTTTTACCCGTTCACAGAAGTTTTTGTGTTTCACTACCGGTAGATTCACCATTCGTCATGCCACTAACGCTGCATTGTTGTTTTCAACTAGCACTGCGCCAAGTTTTATTCTGCTGTGGCACCAGACTTTGCATGAGTCGCTTGAATCGGAGTGGGTTGAAAGGTGTTGGTGCCTTAGCTAGGCTTCGGAGCCATGTTCTGATCTTGTACAGCTGTtaaaacaagaaatattttttaCGCCCTTTATTTTTTCCACacgaaaaaaaaacttttgctatgTTGTCATCCAAGTTCAGACCAGCTAGGTGATAAAGGTGCTCTCTCCACAACGAGAAGGAACCGCAATGGCTTAAAATGCAATTTTGTATGCTTGCCTCAATATTTAGAGGACTGGTACTATTATTAAGTATCATAACTGGTGGTGTTCCTATCTGCGGTTTTGACCCTGGCTGTAAAACACACCTGTGAAGTGATGCTTGATGCAGCAAGTAGGAAACTGATTTGCTGGAAAGGCAGTGTGATTCTAAAAGGCAAGTACAGATCTCAACAATATAGGCTTCAAACAAACCGTTTTTTTCTTGCATGACGAGCAACATCACTGGTAATACACATGCAGTGAGACACTAAAGTGCACTCATGAAAAAAGGCTGTAGCACACATAGCATGCATCATGTATCATGCTTCTCTCTGTCTGCTCCATTCTCACTTGCTGCAGCTTCTGCCCGGCTTTGCAGAGACCGTGGAGTCAAGTGGACTTGGAACAGATACAACAAGGATTGGTAATGCCATTCTGTCAGTCTTTTCTCTAAACACACAAGACAgatttggcattgccagtgcttgtttaaacaTATGCTCTCAGAACTATCTCCTTCCTCAAGCCCATCTCCGTTTTCTTTAGAAGAACATTTTAAGAATTTGTTCACCTTGTACTACTGTTGGTCTGCACGGATCTCTTGTTATAGTTGCTGTTCCTGTGTAAGACCCATGGCATAAGTTTGTCTGAATTTGTTGCACTAGGATAAAGATTATAAAATGGTCCCTAGAATTGCTGGTACCCCTTTGGACTAGATAATGTTTCATGAGTATGACTTCAAAAAAACAGTTGGATGGTTGGTGCTGGAAACGTTTTCATATTTTTATAACGTCCTAAGAGTATTGAGTGCAAGTTTAATATTGGATTATTTAAGACCGTTTAGGCCTTTACTTGCCTCACTTGTtcatgcctttttgtttttttaatgccttGCTGTAAATTCTTAGGTATATAAGCAGCTAGGTACAACAATGTTGACATATCATGGTGTCTTTATTCAGTTTTGCTCCTTTATGTTGGGTACTTGTAACTACATGCCTTTTATACGTATCACCAATAACTTTATTTCGACCATAGGCCATGAAAGtcaaaatatatacattattatactatagaattattttaaaaagtaatttCCCACAAATGTTTAAACACACATAAAACATCTGTAATATCGGTGCATACATACAGATAAACATAAAAAGCAGTTCCAAGTGACGACCAGGTGCCTGGTATAATGCCATACAAATATAACCTTTACAAATTAGTTCTCATACTAAAAAAGGCTTGGTTCAAATAATAAAAGATTCCTTAAGATAcataaataagtaaaaatatatacaaataaaacatttaaaatcacaTCCTTGTTTCGGTTTTCAAAGAGGTACGTATTCACTGCAGCAATACAACCAACAATTGTGCACTATTGTATACTTGTAAACAAGGCTTCTGATAACTGTAAAAGCATAATGAGCTTACtatcttagacagagtttacaatCAAATCATCATTAGAGGACCCCTATTTCTTTCCCTGCCACCTTGTTGGAACGGAACGCTTTATTCTGTTGTGTCGTGTTTAAAGATTCTGCTCGCTGACCCCAGTTGGGATGTGTCCATAAGTTTACAAGCAGACTAATCCACCCCTTTCATGGGGTGGCATAAGCTGGACAAAATACTTCATCTGTTGCTACATTTACCAAGCAAAATGGGTACTCCGAGGTCTCTACACCATGCTTGCCACATTTGCTTGTGAAGGAGTTCAGGGGCAGGGTTCTGACTATACTTCATATACAGTGTTCTCACTAAAGGGGGGGCCTTATATACTTGATTAGGTGGTTCTTTTTGTGCTACATAAGTTCTCCATGTCTAATTTTAAATTGTGTATTTAACTATGTATTCTTATTTGGTGCTCAAATGCAGATGTTGTGCTATTTACATAATATCATACTTTTTCCTTCTAGTTAAGTAAAAAGATCACATTTGTAAGCTGACTGGCTTGTTTATCACATAATGTGGGGAATTTCACAGCCTGCCTTTCCATCATTTAACAGGAGCCCCGTGGAAAGCATTAAAAGAAATTGACCGTTCAACGggttgtatttattattatttttttaaatcttctgcCAGTGCGATCATCCAAGATTTTGGTGCAACTTTCAAAAACTGAGGAAAATAACAATAATCCTGGGTGCCCTTGCAGTCACCAGTTAGTTACATAATTAAAGCTTTTCAGTATCAACACCCCCAGACTTCAAAAACTAGACTTTGCATTTGGTGTGGAAATTCCCTGTGACTAAATTCTTAGAGATGTTCATTTGGTAAACAAGCAGTTGTTTCATGATGGGCACTTTTACAGTTTAAATTCGGAGTGTGACAATACATATTGTGTGTCTTTGTAAATACTGGTATGAGGAGACAGAGTGCCTTAGGTACGTTTACCCTGCAGGTAATTATCTCACAAGATTACCCCTACTTTCTGGATACTTCTTTATCTTGGTGAAAGTAAATATGTTCACTTACTGGTCCCTTAACTCCACAGCATTTAGTTCTCATTTGTGCTGTTCGTTTTTGTTTGTGTTGTACAACATTCTCTTACTTTTAGTTTGAACCCTTGATGGGCTATAGTTCTTTTACAGCAAGTTGATAGCTTTGATTTATTTCctacgaaaaatgtggtttttagctGTCGTCAAGTGAGATGCAGGAGGGAGTTATCTGGGAAGAACTGTGTGTCTATAAAAAGCACTTTCTTGTTAATTAGAATATTGGAAGCTTTATTGAAGGGAAAAAAAAAGTGCCTCAGGGTTTATGATGGGTAATATTAGCCGCCTTCTCCAACATTccactgattttatttttttaaagggaaaaatagaaAGACCAACAACTCTGAACATTCTTCCCTctttgggtggaatgttctaatagcgatATGTCAGTCTTGTTACTAAGTTAAAGGGAATGTAATGTGAGCAGTATCTACTGAATGCTTTGTTGCTGAAATTCATTTGAGCAGAAAATATTGTTACTGATGCAACACGTTAGATGTTGTTTTCCAATCTGATGTGTAAGACCGGGGCACATGCGTAAACTCTCCATTACCCTTTGACAGTACATTCTATTACACTCCCTTTTGCTTTTTGCTGGGATATTAATGAAACGGGACAAAAAATGTTAAAAGGAATGTACCCCCGATGCTGGGTAAAGATTTCAGAATGTGTTCTTTATGCTTTGGTGTACAATATCCTAATTTTCCAAGGTTTATTAAcccttgccctttttttttttttttgtccactcAACTACGGAACCTTACAAGTATCAAAACATTATTTATGTCACTGCTTCTACAGCGTGATCCTAGCCATAGGGCTAGAGAGCGCTTTATATTCCGATTATCGGGAAGAGCACATTGGTGCTTTGCACGTAAAGGGTCAGTGTAGAGCATATTATCAGTACCATATTTGAGGATCGCACATTTGGGTAGCCTTTTGTTGGTGAGATACGTCTTCCGGATGTCTGCTTTTAATTATTCATGCTGTAGCAGCAGGTTTGATGTGGTCTTGAATAGACGTACCTAGGTTTGGGACAACACAAGAAGAGGCCCATTTAGATGTTCACCCCCTTGGATTTAGACCCATTGAGAACTTTCATTTCTTGACTTTTTCTATTGACAAATATGAAAGGCACGACATTGGGACATGGTAAATATAGAAAAGATTTATGGTAGCAGGGCAGATTTTCCACTTGATATTCATTAACGTTTACCTTCGTGAACGGTAAATTGATTCTAGCTAGTACACAAACAGAATATATTAGCAAGATGAGAACATGTAGAAGAGAGAGAGcgatacttggggggggggggggggaacagaatggGTGGTGAGGAAGGCGTGCAGAGTAGATATAGTAGCATCAGTAAGATTTTCATCTGCTGTTAGTATGATGAacaaaatttatagagcgcacagCTGCTCCTACGTGCTCTCTTGCTgcattttcaggtagagtttattCCACTCAGATGAACCCAGGAAGGAGAATGGATGCTTTCTGGTCGTAACCCAAGAGACTAGAGATCTAGGCTGAGGTCCGATTAGAGGACTGGAAATTCCTAGCAGCGCAGACGAAGGGGACTCTGCTGGATAAGTAGATTAGGGCAGTCTGATTTAGAGCATGAAAAGCCAGAGTCTAGATTAGAATTTTCTTCCTAATTGGGAGCCAGTGCAAAGAATGAAGATGCTTGGAGATCCTGGTTTTCCGAGGAAGATTCAATAAAAGGCATGCAGCAGCAGCATTCTGGACTACCTGAAGCCTATGAATGATATAGTTGGCAGTCTAAAATACAAAGCTTTTGCATAGTCCAGACGGGAAGTATAGATACTGGATGACAGTTTTTCTGTCTCAGAAGGACAGAAAGAACCAGAACTTTTTTCAGTGCCTGAAGGAGCCCAACACACGTTTCAACTACTGAACTAATCTGAGGCGAACAAGATAACCGCCTATCAAACTTAACTCATAGGTTCTTGGCCGCCTCCTTTTTAGAAACTGGGGATGGGGGGTTGAGCGGGGGTGAGGGATGGCAGTTGGGTGTGTAGTGTGGTCTGACAGTGGGTGTAAGCCAGCATGCTGGCCAATTGATAGGAGTCGGGTGCCAAAAAAGACAGTATTTCAGTCTTGTCTATGTTACACATCAGTGGTTTCTGACCGGCAAACACAGCAGTCAAGCGAGGCCTAATTGAATCGGGTAAtatccactccttccacagagGAAAAGAGAATCTGAATGTCATCTGCTTATGATCTAATCTTGGCACAAAAATGAGTCAACCAAAAAGGTGAGAGGGGGATAAGTTAGGGAAAAAAAAGTGGGATTGAGGGAATCGCAGCAGGTATCACCAGATGGACACGGGTGTATCCGAACCTCCTGTTCTCTATTGACTAGAAAGGAGACCATCCACTCAATTGCCAACCCCTTTACTCCAATCCTCTGGAGGTAGCCCAAAAGAGAAAGATGAGGTACAATGCCAAAGGCTGCTGATCTAAGGAAATCAGCACTGCTTTGCCATCGCCATCTAAAGTACATTTGATTTGCCTGGCAAATTCCACCTAAAACCTGACTTACCGGGATGCAGGAGGTCATTAGTCCCCAAGTAGCAAGAGAGTTGTCTGACGTGTTTTTCTAGGATCTTTGACAATGCTGAGAGCTGTATGAGTTGGCTGCATAGCTTCTTAAAATAAATCTGGGCTGTTTTCAACCTGTGGGAACCACTACCATATCAAGAGAATTATTGAGCAACTTGTTTACCAGTGGAGTAAATGCCTCTGCCCCCTGCAGCCATATTTGCAAACAAATGGGGCAGAAATCCACTGGTGAGCAGAGACTCTGAATTGCTGCAAGAAACTCCTGTAAGGAAACTGAGTTTAAAGAAAAGAAACATGCAGCCTCTTTGGTCACTTCTTTAGAAGGAAAAAGCAGAGTTGATTTTGAGGATCATGTCTTGGAAAAAAGTCGACCAATTTAAGGAGGGTAATAGACCTCTGCTGCAAGCAGGAGCGGCTATGAATTAAAAAACTTCCTTAAAGACTTCTCACACCTTATTTGCCGCCATGTTAATCTTTCTCATGAAAGGCCTTTTTGGCAGTCTTAAGGGTATGATGTTTCCCCAGGTTCTCCCAAAATATCTTTCCCTGTCAAATTATACCCTTTACACCAGTCAGTCAAAATATCTTTATTCGGTCGCAAAATGTGACCATAAGAGCTCAAAATAAAATACATTCCATATCGTTACACAAATCGGGtacaaataaacattaaaattaataaaacctttttttCTCTTAAAGCTCAAACAGGTTCAATAAAACAGTTAATATACATCAAGTCTTCTTGATATAATGACGGTGCCACTAAAACATGAGGGGTAATACAGATACCAAAACAGTCATCCAATTAGCAAGTTGGTGTGCATATGTTCTCAGCAAATGTCAACAGAAGATAAACTCTGCAGGTGAATCAGGCCCTCTTTATAGGAATTGGGTTCTGCCCAGGTTTCCAGTTTATGCAGGAGGACTGAGAGGGAGGTAAATCAGTAAAATTCCGTAGTTGAACTTACGCTGTATTGCTAATGCGCCCTTCTTCAGATTTGACTAATTGACTAAGGTTTGCCTCAATAGAGGCAAGGCGGTCATAAACAGGGAGTAGTTTGCTATTCAGGCGGTCACTAAAATGGTTCCTTAAAGATTACCAAATATGAGTGGCCAAAGGTGGAGCAGATACTGGGTCAAGGGACCTTCATGTTCCCAGTGCCTGGTTAGATTTATTTGGTTTTTAGACACTTTTGCTTAGGGAGTGGTCCCCCCTTCGGTGGACTCAGAGTAAGAACGGAGACATTGGATAGATCTGAACCCTTTAGAGGGTCTGAGACAAGCGTGCCCATGCTCCCAGGTCCCGGCCCCCATGGCTCCATTTGGTAATTAATTATATGGGTTGTGACAATAGTAGCATCAACGCTTGGTGTTACATCCCCCACTGACGGGGCTGTTAAAGACAATGTGGGTATTAGGAGGTCATCTGCTGTCAGTGAATCCCTTACAACAATTTCTCTCTGCCTttttacaaagcttttttctctACAGCGAGAGCTTTGGTGAACCAGGAGCAGAAGGTTTGCTTCTGCCATGCAATAAGTCCATTTATATCTAAGTATCCAAATAGGAGTATGGAGTTACCTTCATTCACAGAGGTTTGTTTTTCCTGACGATATGTCAATAGAATTGCAGGCTTTCCTAGACTGGCAGACGAGATAGGCTTTTTGTAGTAGTGTATTTCACACTTCCCAAAACACAATCATGCCCTCCACTTTGAATCATTTGataatttttcagtttttattCAGTGTGTTCCGTTGTGCACCTGTAAATGTCAGTTTTTCCTTCATAAGACTGTGAGCCACTGTGGATAATTTTGTAGGATATATAGCAGTTTTGAGGTCCATCCTCACTTCATGTGAACGCCATTGATGGTTTTAAGGGCAGGTAGTGATGTCTGTTGTAGTCATCTGTGATAagcctggcagcagcatggaagttGCTGGTAGCATAGCAGTAATGGTTTGGAATGAACTGGTTTTCTTCATGTAGATGTGTAAGAGAAAGTAATGTacttttgctttttaaatctaAGCGAGCAATAAACTATTCTAGTTTTTCGGAGTAGTGTTAGTTGGTTTGGGGATGTGATAATTGAGGTTTAGATTCTGTTCCATAATGAAACCAAGACATTTCacatgttggtttaaaaaaaaagggaaaattccATGAAGATGTAATGAGTTGAGTCCTTTCTTTACTTCAGCATGGCAATTCATGCGAAAAGAATAAACTTAGTTTTGGTCCGTATCATTTTATGAGCGGGAGTCAATGTGTTGAAATAGTTCACCAAAAATGCTCAGTTTTGTTGTGTTAATGGTTTGTCAGTGTTGCTAATTTATTAGAACATTGAGTACTCCAGTGGAGTAGCTCCGGGCTTCTCATTGCGGGTATGATCTTGGAGCTCCAAAATTCCAATGTTTCTTTCACAACagaagctgtgaacaaaggcctcacagagcccggaGGAAATTCCACCCCCTCGGGCTCCGTGGGTTCTTTGTTTTaccaattagaacattctgccctgatcaTGTGGAATGTTCTAATACATTTATAGCCTGCCATAGCTGGGGTATACTGACCATTAAAGATCCGTTTCCTTGCTAAAGAGCCTCCCCTTTGGCTCGGGCTTTTAactctggagtgggcctttaatggccattaTAGCCATGCCGTGCTGTAAAGATATATATTAGTGCACCATCTATTAGACAACAGGGACTCCTGGTTTTAAACTAAGGTCTGTCTAAGCCATCACTAGGGATTTGTCTTTTTCGTTCAGGTAAAACACCAGTCTGGTATTTAAGCTGGTATGAGTACACTTGCATTTATTTGGGGTCAGAACAAACTGATTTTCTTTGTTGCCTCAGTACATTTAgctctattttaattttaattataggTATATCCTCTGCTTCATATAAGTTGATGCCATGCGCACAGTTCTCATTTTTTTAATAATTGTGTATTTACTCATGCAGTCTGTTGCATTTATGCATGTATTTGTTGCTAATGCCCCTGATTTCAGCTAACCatatttcttttgtattttgtatgcaggacagaaacagaaataaacagtAATCTGTGGAATAGTCCAGCAAGACTTACAACACTAATGATATAGACTCTGACTATGCCTAATATGTTCATGAAGACGTTATTACTGCTTTTTCTGCTCACAGTGACATCTTTGAAAACTTTAACACAAAATTGACTTTTCTTGTAGTGGTTCTCATTGATGCGTCTGCCCTATACTCTCTCACCAAACACACTTGAGAACTGTAACTTTGTTAAGCACTTTCTTTCCTGGAGCTTTTACCAGTACCCACTGTCTTTTGCAATTATGCATCTTTAGCTAAGGCACAGGAAACTCCAATGCAAGGATTTATTATCTTTTTGAATTTGTTAAATGCTAACAATTATGTTTCGAAAATGATTTAATGAGGTGAGATTCACACTGATGTGTTTTTCCCTTTGTTGTGCGGTCTtgtctttttattttagaaaaCGTATTCCACAAACTATAAAGTAAGAAAATCATGCCATATTTAACCCTGGAGTAAAACACATGGTGAAATGTTCATGTAATTATTGTGGAAACCATAAAAGGCTTTGAGCTGCTATCCAGCATAATTAAAGCAACATTGTACTTGGTATATTCTTTTTCTCTCATATTCCTGTTTGCTATAAGAGTACAGAGCTTGGTGGGCACCACCACTGTACTATGTATGTCCTTATTATTTTTGTGTAATGTGTACTAAAACATAGTTTTCCTACTAAATACTTGTCCCAGTTTCGAATGTATGCACCTCATTCTGCTTTAAACTCTGCCCTAAATTCAACATGCTAAAAGCATTTTATAGGTTGTTTTCAATTTTGATGAATAGCTGTTGTGGCTATAAATTAAGTGAATTCCTAATTCTCCTAGGTTTTGGCTACCTAAATAAAACCTGGTCCTATTCAAGCGAATGCTTATTTGACCtttggcaactgtttttttttctgatttCCTCTTCCCTCTCAATAAACCCATCCTCAGCCTGGACAAAGGGATATACTTTGTTAACCAGGATAATCTTGGCATTACAGCAAAATACCAAAGTTTAACATTTTGTACACaaccaagagaaaaagaaaatgtgaaGTCCGTCCCCAACACTGATGCAGTCTGCTAGGTTAATGTTTGATCATATAACAAACAGCCAAACTAACTCGATTACGGATTCATGTTTCCAGCCTTATCCTGTTTTGAAGGCTTACGTACTTTGTAATTTAACCACCAAAAGTTTATAACTGGATATTTGAAAGAAGTTTTTCTTTTTCAGATTGTACAATTTATATTCAGTAGAAATCAACAGGGCATATGTTTTTCATCTGAAAGTTTTGAACGATCCATGCCAACCAGTTTAATTCTCATTTGATTCCTTGGCACAGTCTTCGCTCCAGAAACAGCTGTTGAAACATCCATTAACTAGGTTGATAAGTTCAACTTTAAAAGAGAAGCCGAATAGTTGTAAT
Coding sequences:
- the YTHDF3 gene encoding YTH domain-containing family protein 3 isoform X4, which codes for MHPKDAVNDDEYEPYLSSQTNQSNSYPPMSDPYMPSYYAPSIGFPYSLENAAWSTAGDPPMPYLTAYGQMSNGEHHYIPESVFSQPGALGNTPPFLSQHGFNFFTGNADFSTWGTSGSQGQSTQSSAYSSSYGYPPSSLGRAIADGQAGFGSDALSKVPGINSIEQGMTGLKIGGDMTGAVTKTVGSSLNSSGMTSIAANNGPPVSSSAPKPTSWAAIARKPAKPQPKLKLKGSVGIVGSAVPPPPIKHNMNIGTWDDKGSVAKPPSSQAVLPPQTLIQQPQPLIQSQTIMQGQLSQHQPQTPQSQQHAVSLQQAPPTHQVQPLPSRWVAPRNRGMSFNQNNGNENFGLGVVSVGSSSNLEVHPVLEKLRAINNYNPKDFDWNLKNGRVFIIKSYSEDDIHRSIKYSIWCSTEHGNKRLDAAFRSLNAKGPLYLLFSVNGSGHFCGVAEMKSVVDYNAYAGVWSQDKWKGKFEIKWVFVKDVPNNQLRHIRLENNDNKPVTNSRDTQEVPLEKAKQVLKIIATFKHTTSIFDDFSHYEKRQEEEEAMRRDRNRNKQ
- the YTHDF3 gene encoding YTH domain-containing family protein 3 isoform X2 translates to MSATSVEQRPKGQQGNKVSVQNGSMHPKDAVNDDEYEPYLSSQTNQSNSYPPMSDPYMPSYYAPSIGFPYSLENAAWSTAGDPPMPYLTAYGQMSNGEHHYIPESVFSQPGALGNTPPFLSQHGFNFFTGNADFSTWGTSGSQGQSTQSSAYSSSYGYPPSSLGRAIADGQAGFGSDALSKVPGINSIEQGMTGLKIGGDMTGAVTKTVGSSLNSSGMTSIAANNGPPVSSSAPKPTSWAAIARKPAKPQPKLKLKGSVGIVGSAVPPPPIKHNMNIGTWDDKGSVAKPPSSQAVLPPQTLIQQPQPLIQSQTIMQGQLSQHQPQTPQSQQHAVSLQQAPPTHQVQPLPSRWVAPRNRGMSFNQNNGNENFGLGVVSVGSSSNLEVHPVLEKLRAINNYNPKDFDWNLKNGRVFIIKSYSEDDIHRSIKYSIWCSTEHGNKRLDAAFRSLNAKGPLYLLFSVNGSGHFCGVAEMKSVVDYNAYAGVWSQDKWKGKFEIKWVFVKDVPNNQLRHIRLENNDNKPVTNSRDTQEVPLEKAKQVLKIIATFKHTTSIFDDFSHYEKRQEEEEAMRRDRNRNKQ
- the YTHDF3 gene encoding YTH domain-containing family protein 3 isoform X3, encoding MPISVQNGSMHPKDAVNDDEYEPYLSSQTNQSNSYPPMSDPYMPSYYAPSIGFPYSLENAAWSTAGDPPMPYLTAYGQMSNGEHHYIPESVFSQPGALGNTPPFLSQHGFNFFTGNADFSTWGTSGSQGQSTQSSAYSSSYGYPPSSLGRAIADGQAGFGSDALSKVPGINSIEQGMTGLKIGGDMTGAVTKTVGSSLNSSGMTSIAANNGPPVSSSAPKPTSWAAIARKPAKPQPKLKLKGSVGIVGSAVPPPPIKHNMNIGTWDDKGSVAKPPSSQAVLPPQTLIQQPQPLIQSQTIMQGQLSQHQPQTPQSQQHAVSLQQAPPTHQVQPLPSRWVAPRNRGMSFNQNNGNENFGLGVVSVGSSSNLEVHPVLEKLRAINNYNPKDFDWNLKNGRVFIIKSYSEDDIHRSIKYSIWCSTEHGNKRLDAAFRSLNAKGPLYLLFSVNGSGHFCGVAEMKSVVDYNAYAGVWSQDKWKGKFEIKWVFVKDVPNNQLRHIRLENNDNKPVTNSRDTQEVPLEKAKQVLKIIATFKHTTSIFDDFSHYEKRQEEEEAMRRDRNRNKQ